Proteins from a genomic interval of Anolis sagrei isolate rAnoSag1 chromosome 1, rAnoSag1.mat, whole genome shotgun sequence:
- the KLHDC2 gene encoding kelch domain-containing protein 2, producing the protein MAEDNEELPMDEEAPPAEDNLDPLDNGSPAERSGHVAVTDGQCMFVWGGYKNAQVRGFYDFYLPRDEIWIYNMETGRWTKHRTSGDVPPSMSGSCAVCMDRVLYLFGGHHARGNTNKFYMLNSRSNDEVLQWVRVECQGVPPSSKDKLGVWAYKNKLVFFGGYGYYPEGEQIGTFEFDETSFWNSGLPRGWNDHVHVLDTETYTWSQPVTTGKSPSPRAAHACATVGNRGYVFGGRYRESRMNDLYYLNLDNWEWHEIIVQGACPLGRSWHSLTPVSSDHLFLFGGFTTDKQPLSDAWIYCISKNEWIQFEHNYSEKPRLWHTACASDEGEVIVFGGCANNLLAHQRAEHSNEILVFSLQPKSLVRLCLEAILCFKEALASSWHCLPKHLLQSLNQRFGSINTSGS; encoded by the exons ATGGCAGAAGACAATGAAGAATTACCGATGGACGAAGAGGCGCCTCCAGCGGAGGACAACCTGGATCCGCTGGATAACGGCAGCCCTGCTGAGCGGAGCGGCCATGTGGCCGTCACTGATGGGCAGTGCATGTTTGTGTGGGGGGGATACAAG aATGCCCAAGTGAGGGGCTTTTATGACTTTTACCTGCCTAGAGATGAAATCTGGATCTATAACATGGAAACTGGACGATG GACGAAACACAGAACGTCAGGAGACGTGCCGCCTTCCATGTCGGGAAGCTGCGCTGTCTGCATGGACCGAGTCTTATATCTCTTTGGGGGGCATCATGCGCGCGGCAACACAAACAAG TTCTACATGCTGAATTCCAGGTCGAACGACGAGGTCTTGCAGTGGGTCCGGGTGGAGTGCCAGGGGGTCCCTCCCTCCTCAAAAGACAAACTTGGCGTCTGGGCTTACAAAAACAA ACTTGTCTTTTTTGGCGGCTACGGCTATTACCCGGAAGGTGAGCAGATTGGCACGTTTGAGTTCGATGAAACGTCATTTTGG AATTCAGGTCTCCCTCGAGGGTGGAACGATCACGTCCACGTCCTGGACACAGAGACTTACACATGGAGTCAGCCAGTTACCACG GGCAAATCGCCGTCCCCGCGCGCCGCTCACGCCTGCGCCACTGTCGGCAACCGGGGATACGTCTTCGGAGGCAGATACCGG GAGTCGAGAATGAACGACCTCTATTACCTCAACCTGGACAACTGGGAATGGCATGAAAT CATCGTGCAAGGGGCTTGCCCTCTTGGCAGGTCCTGGCATTCCTTGACCCCCGTGTCGTCCGACCATCTCTTCCTCTTTGGCGGCTTCACCACCGACAAGCAGCCACTCA GCGATGCCTGGATCTACTGCATCAGTAAAAACGAATGGATACAGTTCGAGCACAACTACTCAGAGAAACCCCG GCTCTGGCACACGGCTTGCGCAAGCGACGAGGGCGAGGTGATCGTCTTTGGCGGCTGTGCCAACAACCTCCTTGCGCATCAGAGAGCG GAGCATAGTAATGAGATCCTTGTGTTTTCTCTTCAACCAAAATCTCTTGTAAG ACTGTGTTTGGAGGCCATCCTGTGCTTCAAGGAG